Proteins co-encoded in one Pirellulales bacterium genomic window:
- a CDS encoding ankyrin repeat domain-containing protein — translation MMHSQRYPLNAAGDFYVENGMCIACAAPEHEASDGCDHLTKKGAPPNRGGRMRGQDMADASKNRTDPRFYAIRDAAYSDRGTAAKLLAQDPTLIDVRNSVGETALHYLVVENDLPSVEWLLERGADVNTCNDFGSTPLLEAAGLGYLELCEFLVKRGADMETRNKIDETAMSWAADRGQQSVLTMLLNRLQAEADINAYFDGVSAEMTLKRGGAIADILTARGLKGYWQRQE, via the coding sequence ATGATGCATTCGCAGCGCTATCCTCTGAACGCCGCCGGGGACTTTTACGTTGAAAATGGCATGTGCATCGCCTGCGCTGCCCCGGAACACGAGGCCTCCGACGGCTGCGATCACCTCACGAAAAAGGGCGCTCCGCCCAACCGCGGCGGCAGGATGCGAGGACAGGACATGGCCGACGCGAGCAAAAATAGGACCGACCCGCGCTTCTACGCGATTCGCGACGCCGCTTATTCCGACAGAGGCACTGCCGCGAAGTTGCTGGCACAAGACCCGACGCTGATCGATGTCAGGAATTCCGTCGGCGAGACGGCGCTGCACTACCTAGTCGTCGAGAACGATCTACCGTCCGTGGAGTGGCTGCTTGAGCGCGGCGCGGACGTGAATACCTGCAACGACTTCGGCAGTACGCCCCTGTTGGAAGCCGCCGGCCTCGGCTATCTCGAATTGTGTGAGTTCCTTGTGAAGCGCGGCGCGGACATGGAGACGCGAAACAAGATCGACGAAACGGCCATGTCTTGGGCGGCCGACCGCGGCCAGCAGAGCGTATTGACGATGCTATTGAACCGTCTGCAGGCGGAGGCCGACATTAACGCCTATTTCGACGGAGTATCGGCGGAGATGACTCTGAAACGCGGTGGCGCGATCGCAGACATACTCACGGCTCGCGGGCTGAAGGGGTATTGGCAACGTCAGGAGTAG
- a CDS encoding GIY-YIG nuclease family protein, whose amino-acid sequence MSFFVYVLVSESTGGRYIGQTNDVARRLERHNSADRFGKRFTAKDAGPWKLVYTEEFASRKEAMARERWLKSGVGREWLDETISR is encoded by the coding sequence TTGAGTTTCTTCGTCTACGTACTCGTCAGCGAATCGACCGGCGGTCGATATATCGGCCAGACAAACGACGTTGCGCGGCGCCTGGAACGGCACAACTCGGCCGATCGATTCGGCAAGCGATTTACTGCCAAGGACGCTGGGCCTTGGAAATTGGTTTATACCGAGGAATTCGCCAGCCGCAAAGAAGCAATGGCCCGCGAGCGTTGGCTGAAATCCGGGGTGGGTCGCGAGTGGCTCGACGAAACGATCAGTCGGTAG
- a CDS encoding aldose 1-epimerase, whose product MQTITLVDPATGSLARLLPELGFNCFSYVPVLDGEPVELLWSAPGFEAGGARPAGSGIPILCPYAGRLRGTVLRFDGSEFPLVIDERLGFAIHGFVHDRPWRIVSQSPSSVTGEFHAAHDDPALLNLWPADFRIRVCYEVHHVGLSCSLAVDNPGDRPLPFGLGTHGYFRLPLGSFGKRDECHLTVPAQSYWELAGMLPTDRKLPATDGRAVGGGMLFGQTHLDDIFTDLQPRSGRVFCRLLDPVNDRRLSIVFDESFGHCVVFNPPHREAICIEPYTCVPDAFTLGERGLETGLRILQPGESFQAGLELRLDEI is encoded by the coding sequence ATGCAAACGATTACGCTCGTCGATCCAGCGACCGGCTCGCTCGCCAGGCTACTACCCGAGCTGGGATTCAATTGCTTTAGTTACGTGCCAGTGCTCGACGGCGAGCCGGTGGAACTGCTCTGGTCGGCCCCCGGTTTTGAAGCCGGCGGCGCGCGGCCGGCGGGCAGCGGCATCCCGATCCTCTGCCCATACGCCGGGCGGCTGCGCGGCACGGTGCTGCGATTCGATGGCAGCGAGTTTCCGCTAGTGATCGACGAGCGGCTGGGATTCGCCATTCACGGCTTCGTGCACGACCGCCCGTGGCGAATTGTGTCGCAAAGCCCATCGAGCGTCACGGGCGAGTTTCACGCGGCCCACGACGATCCCGCCCTCTTGAATCTGTGGCCAGCCGATTTTCGCATCCGCGTTTGTTACGAGGTCCATCACGTCGGGCTGAGCTGCTCGCTGGCCGTCGATAACCCTGGCGACCGGCCGCTGCCGTTTGGATTGGGCACGCACGGCTATTTCCGCCTGCCGCTCGGGTCGTTCGGCAAGCGCGACGAGTGCCATCTCACGGTCCCGGCTCAAAGCTATTGGGAACTCGCGGGGATGCTCCCAACCGACCGCAAGCTGCCCGCGACCGACGGCCGCGCGGTTGGCGGCGGAATGCTCTTCGGCCAGACGCATCTCGATGACATCTTCACCGATTTGCAGCCTCGTAGCGGGCGCGTCTTCTGCCGGCTGCTCGACCCGGTGAACGACCGCCGGCTGTCGATCGTGTTCGACGAGTCGTTCGGCCATTGCGTGGTGTTCAACCCGCCGCACCGCGAGGCGATCTGCATCGAGCCTTACACGTGCGTGCCGGATGCGTTCACGCTCGGCGAGCGCGGCCTCGAAACCGGCTTGCGAATCCTCCAGCCCGGCGAATCGTTCCAAGCCGGTCTCGAACTGCGTCTGGACGAGATTTAG